A genomic segment from Flavobacterium inviolabile encodes:
- a CDS encoding LptF/LptG family permease, with protein MKILDRYILKSFLITFATVFVILFFIFILQGIWLFIAELAGKDLDAWLVFQFLLFYSPKMIPLVLPLSILLASIMTFGSFSENYEFAAMKSSGISLKRAMQSLNIFIVILSFVSFFFANNVIPKAEYNFVNLRKEIFHTKPAMAIAEGLFNKIGNFSIKVDKKSGEKGEQLQGVTMHEKSNLGTGNKSVIKAKRGVLINDANSNILKLDLIDGYYYEDVMPKNYEDRKREPFAKAAFKKYRVNIDLTALNPVDEDEKITNTNTMLTVNELNFTIDSLESNIKKDKLSFADNIVQGTDFALKPKFSGSNTASNKTKDMMALLPLDLQYKVLEISKNNVTSLIYSIDSNSNDLLEKQKNINVHWIVLHEKFVVAFSCLLMFFIGAPLGAIIRKGGLGLPIVFAVLIFIIYHFINTFGKKVAQENGIPPFLGTWMASMVLTPLAIFLTYRATNDIGVMINFDWITVPFQKLAEKIFKNNNN; from the coding sequence GTGAAAATATTAGACCGTTACATTCTTAAAAGCTTCCTGATTACATTTGCTACTGTATTTGTAATCCTTTTTTTTATATTCATTTTGCAGGGAATCTGGCTGTTCATTGCCGAATTAGCCGGTAAAGACCTGGACGCCTGGCTGGTATTCCAGTTCCTACTCTTCTACTCGCCAAAAATGATTCCGCTCGTTTTACCGCTTTCCATCCTGCTTGCTTCGATCATGACTTTTGGAAGTTTTTCGGAGAATTATGAATTTGCAGCGATGAAATCTTCCGGGATATCCTTAAAAAGAGCGATGCAGAGTCTGAATATTTTTATCGTGATTTTAAGCTTTGTTTCTTTCTTTTTTGCCAATAATGTTATTCCTAAAGCAGAATATAACTTTGTAAACCTTCGTAAAGAGATTTTCCATACCAAACCGGCCATGGCCATTGCGGAAGGTCTTTTTAACAAGATCGGGAATTTCTCCATTAAAGTCGATAAGAAATCCGGGGAAAAAGGCGAACAGCTGCAGGGCGTTACCATGCACGAGAAATCGAATCTGGGAACCGGGAATAAATCGGTTATTAAAGCCAAAAGAGGCGTTTTAATTAACGATGCCAATTCCAATATTTTAAAACTGGATTTAATTGACGGCTATTACTACGAAGATGTGATGCCAAAAAATTATGAAGACCGGAAACGGGAACCGTTTGCCAAAGCGGCCTTTAAAAAATACCGTGTCAATATCGATTTAACAGCCTTAAACCCTGTTGATGAAGATGAAAAGATCACGAATACCAATACCATGCTTACGGTAAATGAGCTGAATTTTACCATTGACTCTTTAGAATCGAATATTAAAAAAGATAAATTATCCTTTGCCGATAATATTGTTCAGGGCACTGATTTTGCATTGAAACCCAAATTCTCCGGTTCCAATACAGCATCCAACAAAACCAAAGACATGATGGCGCTGCTGCCTCTGGATTTACAATATAAAGTACTGGAAATTTCAAAAAATAACGTAACCAGCCTGATCTACTCTATAGACAGTAACAGTAATGACCTGCTGGAAAAACAAAAAAACATCAACGTACACTGGATCGTATTGCATGAAAAATTTGTAGTGGCGTTCTCCTGTCTGCTGATGTTCTTTATCGGGGCACCGCTGGGAGCCATTATCCGTAAAGGAGGCTTGGGACTGCCCATTGTATTTGCGGTACTGATTTTCATTATCTACCACTTCATTAATACTTTTGGAAAGAAAGTAGCACAGGAAAACGGGATCCCTCCTTTCCTTGGAACCTGGATGGCTTCGATGGTTTTAACGCCGCTGGCAATATTCCTGACCTACAGGGCAACCAACGATATTGGCGTGATGATTAATTTTGACTGGATTACCGTTCCGTTCCAGAAACTTGCAGAAAAAATATTTAAAAATAATAACAACTAA
- a CDS encoding LolA family protein, with translation MRTFFQFITLLLFGLTLQAQEAKKAKDLLDEVYTKAKSYDNIVIDFRFTLQNTKQNQDQDSKGNVTLKGNLFVLNFMGVTKMFDGKKNYTIIPEDEEITVSKYDENDENSITPSKILTFFNSGYKYAWDKLLNIRGRKIQYIKLTPLSAKDKTKEIYLGIDTQTKHIYNKIEIAKDGTKTTLTVNSFKTNQPISKNHFTFTESKYPNYYINKLD, from the coding sequence ATGCGTACTTTTTTTCAGTTTATCACCTTACTACTCTTTGGTTTAACCCTACAGGCACAGGAAGCCAAAAAGGCAAAAGACCTGTTGGATGAAGTTTATACCAAAGCGAAAAGCTATGACAATATTGTTATTGATTTCCGCTTTACGCTTCAAAACACCAAACAAAACCAGGATCAGGACAGTAAAGGAAACGTGACCCTTAAAGGCAATTTATTCGTACTGAACTTTATGGGCGTTACCAAAATGTTTGACGGAAAGAAAAACTATACGATCATCCCTGAAGACGAAGAAATTACCGTATCCAAATATGACGAGAATGATGAAAATTCCATTACGCCGTCTAAAATACTGACCTTCTTCAATTCCGGCTACAAATATGCCTGGGACAAATTGCTAAACATCAGAGGCCGTAAGATACAATACATCAAACTTACGCCGCTTAGCGCCAAAGATAAAACCAAAGAAATTTACTTAGGCATTGATACTCAGACAAAACACATCTACAATAAGATCGAAATCGCGAAAGACGGTACAAAAACCACTTTGACTGTTAATTCTTTTAAAACGAATCAGCCTATTTCGAAAAATCATTTTACCTTTACCGAAAGTAAATATCCTAATTACTACATCAATAAATTAGATTAA